In Yersinia enterocolitica subsp. enterocolitica, one DNA window encodes the following:
- the fadE gene encoding acyl-CoA dehydrogenase FadE yields the protein MMVLSIVALLVLIGVLFYHRVNLYLSSLILVVYTAAMGAAQLWSYWALLPLVIVLLPLTLTPLRQSLFSAPALRMFRKVMPAMSRTEKEAIDAGTTWWEGDLFQGQPDWKKLHNYPKPQLTAEEQAFIDGPVEEACRMANDFQITHELADLPPELWAYLKENRFFAMIIKKEYGGLEFSAYAQARVLQKLSGVSGILAITVGVPNSLGPGELLQHYGTEEQKNHYLPGLARGDEIPCFALTSPEAGSDAGAIPDTGTVCMGEWQGKQVLGMRLTWNKRYITLAPIATVLGLAFKLSDPEHLLGETVDLGITCALIPTNTPGVEIGHRHFPLNVPFQNGPTRGNDIFVPIDYIIGGPKMAGQGWRMLVECLSVGRGITLPSNATGSLKSVAMGIGAYAYIRRQFKISIGKMEGIEEPLARIAGNAYVMDAAATLITSGIMLGEKPAVLSAIVKYHCTHRGQRAVMDAMDIAGGKGICLGPANFVARGYQGAPIGITVEGANILTRSMIIFGQGAIRCHPFVLDEMAAAQSNDVAAFDKALFGHLGHVGSNKVRSFWLGLTNGRTSATPTKDSTRRYYQHLNRLSANLALLSDVSMGVLGGSLKRRERISARLGDILSQMYLASATLKRFEDEGRQKEDLPLVHWGVQDALNQAEQALDDLLRNFPNGFIAGLMRFVVFPFGRAHQAPSDRLDHQLAQLLQIPSATRSRIGRGQYLTPSEFNPVGLLEAALQDVIAAEPIHKRLSKEAGKSLPFTRLDKLAKRALAEGKINAEEAAILTKAEHSRLRSINVDEFEADALATKPVAKQPAKPRQIEAA from the coding sequence ATGATGGTTCTAAGCATTGTTGCCTTGCTGGTTCTTATTGGTGTGCTGTTCTATCACCGGGTGAACCTGTACCTCAGTAGTTTGATTCTTGTGGTTTATACCGCAGCGATGGGGGCTGCACAGTTATGGTCATACTGGGCATTACTGCCACTGGTGATTGTTCTGCTGCCTCTGACACTCACACCACTGCGCCAATCCCTGTTTTCAGCACCGGCACTGCGCATGTTCCGTAAAGTCATGCCAGCCATGTCGCGTACTGAAAAAGAAGCGATTGATGCGGGAACCACATGGTGGGAAGGTGATTTATTTCAGGGCCAACCAGACTGGAAAAAATTGCACAACTATCCAAAACCGCAATTAACCGCAGAAGAACAAGCATTTATTGATGGGCCGGTTGAAGAAGCCTGTCGTATGGCTAATGATTTCCAAATTACCCATGAACTGGCTGACCTGCCGCCAGAGCTGTGGGCCTATCTGAAAGAGAATCGCTTCTTCGCGATGATCATTAAGAAAGAGTACGGCGGCCTTGAGTTCTCAGCCTATGCTCAGGCGCGGGTACTGCAAAAACTGTCCGGTGTGTCTGGCATATTGGCTATCACCGTCGGCGTACCCAACTCCCTCGGCCCCGGAGAATTACTGCAACACTACGGAACTGAAGAGCAAAAAAATCATTATTTGCCAGGATTGGCGCGCGGTGACGAGATTCCTTGTTTCGCCCTGACCAGTCCGGAAGCCGGTTCAGATGCCGGTGCCATTCCGGATACCGGCACAGTCTGTATGGGTGAATGGCAAGGCAAACAGGTGCTGGGTATGCGCCTGACCTGGAACAAGCGCTATATAACCCTCGCCCCCATCGCCACAGTGCTCGGGCTGGCATTCAAACTGTCTGACCCTGAGCATCTGCTGGGCGAAACGGTTGATTTAGGGATTACCTGTGCGCTTATCCCCACCAATACCCCAGGGGTGGAGATCGGCCATCGTCACTTCCCGCTGAACGTACCGTTCCAAAATGGCCCAACCCGCGGTAACGATATCTTTGTACCGATAGATTACATTATTGGCGGGCCAAAAATGGCAGGTCAGGGCTGGCGGATGCTGGTGGAATGCCTGTCTGTAGGGCGCGGTATTACCTTGCCTTCCAATGCCACTGGTAGCTTGAAAAGCGTGGCGATGGGTATCGGCGCTTATGCTTATATTCGCCGTCAGTTCAAAATCTCAATCGGTAAAATGGAAGGGATTGAAGAGCCGTTGGCACGCATTGCCGGTAACGCCTATGTGATGGATGCCGCAGCCACCTTGATTACCAGCGGCATTATGTTGGGTGAGAAGCCGGCGGTGTTATCTGCCATTGTTAAGTATCACTGTACACATCGTGGTCAACGCGCAGTTATGGATGCGATGGATATCGCCGGGGGTAAAGGTATCTGCCTTGGCCCGGCCAACTTCGTCGCCCGTGGTTATCAAGGAGCCCCCATTGGTATCACCGTGGAAGGCGCGAATATCCTGACCCGCAGTATGATTATCTTCGGTCAGGGCGCTATCCGCTGCCACCCGTTTGTACTGGATGAAATGGCGGCTGCGCAATCGAATGATGTTGCCGCTTTTGACAAAGCGCTATTCGGCCACTTGGGTCATGTAGGTAGCAACAAAGTCCGCAGTTTCTGGCTCGGGCTGACCAATGGCCGCACCAGTGCCACGCCGACCAAAGACAGTACTCGTCGTTATTACCAGCATCTGAACCGCTTGAGCGCCAACCTGGCCTTGTTGTCTGATGTCTCGATGGGTGTGCTAGGGGGGAGTCTGAAACGTCGCGAACGAATTTCTGCCCGTTTGGGGGATATTCTTAGCCAAATGTATCTGGCCTCGGCCACTTTGAAACGCTTTGAAGATGAGGGCCGTCAAAAAGAAGATCTGCCACTGGTGCATTGGGGGGTACAAGATGCACTGAATCAGGCAGAACAAGCGCTGGATGATTTGCTGCGTAACTTCCCGAATGGCTTTATTGCCGGGTTAATGCGGTTTGTTGTCTTCCCATTCGGACGCGCTCATCAGGCCCCATCAGACCGCCTGGATCACCAGTTGGCGCAACTGTTGCAAATACCGTCAGCCACCCGCAGCCGTATTGGCCGTGGTCAATATCTGACACCGAGCGAGTTTAATCCGGTTGGTTTACTGGAAGCGGCATTGCAGGATGTGATTGCAGCAGAGCCGATTCATAAGCGCCTGAGTAAAGAAGCGGGCAAGAGCTTGCCATTTACCCGACTGGATAAGCTCGCTAAACGCGCGCTGGCTGAAGGGAAAATCAATGCTGAGGAAGCCGCAATACTGACCAAAGCAGAGCATAGCCGCCTGCGCTCTATTAATGTCGATGAATTCGAAGCGGATGCACTGGCGACCAAACCCGTGGCAAAACAGCCGGCGAAACCACGGCAAATTGAAGCGGCATAA
- the lpcA gene encoding D-sedoheptulose 7-phosphate isomerase, with protein sequence MYHDLIRSELNEAADTLANFLKDDDNINAIQRAAVLLADSFKAGGKVLSCGNGGSHCDAMHFAEELTGRYRENRPGYPAIAISDVSHISCVSNDFGYDYIFSRYVEAVGREGDVLLGISTSGNSGNIIKAIEAARAKGMKVITLTGKDGGKMAGSADIEIRVPHFGYADRIQEIHIKVIHILIQLIEKEMVKA encoded by the coding sequence ATGTACCACGATTTAATCCGCAGTGAACTGAATGAAGCAGCAGACACACTGGCAAACTTTTTGAAAGATGATGACAATATCAATGCTATTCAGCGCGCAGCCGTATTACTGGCTGATTCTTTTAAAGCGGGTGGTAAAGTATTGTCATGCGGTAATGGCGGTTCCCATTGTGATGCCATGCATTTTGCCGAAGAGTTGACCGGCCGTTACCGCGAAAACCGCCCAGGTTATCCGGCAATTGCTATTTCAGATGTCAGCCATATCTCTTGTGTCAGTAACGATTTTGGTTATGACTACATTTTCTCGCGTTATGTTGAAGCTGTAGGCCGTGAAGGGGATGTATTGTTAGGTATTTCCACTTCAGGTAATTCAGGTAATATCATTAAAGCCATTGAAGCCGCGCGTGCTAAAGGCATGAAAGTCATCACTCTGACAGGTAAAGATGGCGGCAAAATGGCGGGTTCTGCGGATATCGAAATTCGAGTTCCTCATTTCGGCTATGCAGACCGTATTCAGGAAATTCATATTAAAGTGATTCACATCTTGATTCAGTTGATTGAAAAAGAGATGGTAAAAGCTTGA
- a CDS encoding class II glutamine amidotransferase: MCELLGMSANVPTDICFSFTGLVQRGGGTGPHKDGWGITFYEGNGCRTFKDPQPSFNSPIARLVQDYPIKSCAVVSHIRQANRGEVALENTHPFTREMWGRNWTYAHNGQLKGYRQLDTGTFRPIGQTDSEYAFCWLLNQLAKRYPRTPSNWPAVFRYIGTLCEQLRAKGVFNMLLSDGRFVMAFCSTNLYWITRRAPFGKATLLDRDVEIDFQRQTTPKDVVTVIATQPLTGNETWHKIAPGEFALFCFGERI; the protein is encoded by the coding sequence ATGTGCGAACTGCTCGGGATGAGCGCAAATGTTCCAACGGATATTTGCTTTAGCTTTACCGGCCTGGTGCAACGGGGCGGGGGAACTGGCCCACATAAAGATGGCTGGGGGATTACCTTTTATGAAGGTAATGGCTGCCGCACGTTTAAAGATCCTCAACCCAGTTTTAATTCACCTATTGCCCGATTGGTACAAGATTATCCGATTAAATCCTGCGCGGTGGTTTCCCATATCCGTCAGGCAAACCGTGGCGAAGTGGCATTAGAAAATACCCATCCCTTTACCCGCGAAATGTGGGGGCGAAACTGGACTTATGCCCATAACGGCCAACTTAAAGGCTATCGCCAATTGGATACCGGAACGTTCCGGCCTATCGGTCAAACAGACAGTGAATATGCTTTCTGCTGGCTGCTGAATCAACTGGCAAAACGCTACCCGCGCACACCGAGTAATTGGCCCGCCGTATTTCGTTATATTGGCACCCTATGTGAGCAATTGCGCGCCAAAGGGGTGTTTAATATGCTGCTCTCGGATGGGCGTTTTGTGATGGCGTTCTGTTCAACTAATTTATATTGGATAACGCGCCGTGCGCCTTTTGGCAAAGCGACTTTGCTGGATAGGGATGTTGAAATAGATTTTCAACGCCAAACCACACCTAAAGATGTGGTTACGGTGATCGCTACTCAGCCTCTAACCGGTAATGAAACCTGGCACAAAATTGCACCAGGTGAGTTTGCATTATTCTGTTTTGGCGAGCGTATTTGA
- the dpaA gene encoding peptidoglycan meso-diaminopimelic acid protein amidase: MGKIAPSFVTIMFAMIICLPAASFTSSASEPVAVSKELKQQLLGSSVYIQIFKEERTLELYARLQGEYRLVQSYRICEFSGGLGPKRREGDFKSPEGFYTIDMRHLKPDSKFYRAINIGFPNDYDKSQGYSGKYLMIHGACKSIGCYAMTDAYMDEIFNYVQTAFIFGQEKVDISIYPFRMTEQNMQRHRNSSDYSFWRQLQLGYEYFAKNRMPPSVSVINGQYVLSRPPTSSTPTSQYAMTKSDALTKSNTLAKTE; encoded by the coding sequence ATGGGCAAAATCGCGCCGTCATTCGTGACGATAATGTTTGCGATGATAATTTGTTTGCCTGCGGCCTCCTTCACCAGTTCAGCCAGTGAGCCGGTGGCGGTATCCAAAGAGCTAAAACAGCAATTACTAGGGTCATCGGTCTATATTCAAATCTTCAAAGAAGAACGTACTCTGGAATTATATGCCAGGTTACAAGGTGAGTATCGTTTGGTGCAAAGCTACCGTATCTGTGAATTCTCAGGTGGACTTGGCCCAAAACGCCGTGAAGGGGATTTTAAGAGCCCGGAAGGTTTTTACACTATTGATATGCGCCATTTAAAACCCGACAGTAAGTTTTATCGGGCTATCAATATTGGCTTCCCAAATGATTATGATAAGTCGCAAGGTTATTCAGGGAAATATCTGATGATCCATGGCGCTTGCAAATCAATCGGCTGTTATGCAATGACTGATGCCTATATGGACGAGATATTTAACTACGTGCAAACGGCATTTATCTTTGGTCAGGAAAAAGTGGATATCAGTATCTATCCCTTCCGCATGACTGAACAAAATATGCAACGCCACCGTAACTCTTCGGATTATAGCTTCTGGCGTCAATTGCAGCTGGGTTATGAGTATTTTGCTAAGAACCGCATGCCGCCTTCGGTTTCTGTCATCAACGGGCAGTATGTGCTTAGCCGCCCGCCGACCTCCAGTACACCGACATCGCAGTATGCGATGACAAAATCAGATGCGCTGACGAAATCAAATACGCTCGCCAAAACAGAATAA
- a CDS encoding Na(+)-translocating NADH-quinone reductase subunit A has protein sequence MIKIKKGLNLPIAGAPVQVIEEGPDIHYVALLGEEYVGMRPSMLVQEGDWVKKGQALFEDKKNPGVMFTAPASGKVSAINRGERRVLQSVVIEIDGDEQVPFEHYEESSLNQLSDEQVQRHLLASGLWTALRTRPFSKTPVPNSRPRAIFISAMDTQPLAADPQVIIATESEAFNHGLTILARLTEGKVHVCHAPGQAVASYQNAQVTYNEFSGPHPAGLVGTHIHFLEPVSLNKTVWHVGYQDVIAIGKLFTRGELWTDRIVSLAGPQVEQPVLLRTRLGASLSELTAGRLKEGDNRIISGSVLSGTAFSATHGYLGRFHQQVSVIREGREKELFGWVMPGRDKYSITRTTLGHFFKHKLFAFSTDMHGGERAMVPIGNYERVMPLDILATHLLRDLLAGDTDSAAALGCLELDEEDLALCTFVCPGKYEYGPVLRDILTKIEQEG, from the coding sequence ATGATAAAAATAAAGAAAGGACTTAACCTCCCCATCGCTGGGGCACCAGTGCAGGTAATCGAAGAGGGGCCAGACATTCATTATGTGGCTTTACTTGGTGAAGAGTATGTTGGGATGCGTCCCTCTATGTTGGTTCAAGAAGGCGATTGGGTAAAGAAAGGTCAGGCGCTATTTGAAGACAAAAAGAATCCAGGTGTGATGTTCACCGCCCCTGCCAGTGGCAAAGTCAGTGCCATCAATCGTGGTGAGCGGCGGGTTCTGCAATCTGTGGTGATTGAAATTGACGGGGACGAGCAAGTTCCGTTTGAACATTATGAGGAGTCTTCTCTCAATCAACTGAGTGATGAACAAGTGCAGCGTCACTTGCTGGCATCGGGTTTATGGACTGCTCTGCGTACCCGCCCTTTTAGCAAAACTCCTGTTCCTAATAGTCGCCCGCGGGCCATTTTTATCAGCGCCATGGATACCCAACCATTGGCTGCCGACCCGCAAGTGATAATTGCCACCGAGTCTGAGGCCTTCAATCATGGTTTAACTATATTGGCCCGTCTGACTGAAGGGAAAGTGCATGTTTGTCATGCGCCGGGGCAGGCCGTTGCCAGCTATCAGAACGCACAGGTGACTTACAATGAGTTCTCTGGCCCGCATCCTGCTGGTTTGGTAGGAACTCATATCCATTTCCTTGAGCCGGTCAGTCTGAACAAAACGGTATGGCATGTGGGCTATCAGGATGTGATTGCCATCGGCAAATTATTTACTCGTGGTGAGCTGTGGACAGATCGTATCGTCTCACTGGCTGGGCCGCAGGTGGAGCAGCCGGTTTTACTGCGAACTCGCCTTGGGGCCAGTTTATCTGAACTGACTGCCGGTCGACTGAAAGAGGGGGATAACCGCATTATCTCCGGTTCCGTGCTCAGCGGTACTGCTTTCTCTGCCACTCATGGCTATCTCGGGCGTTTTCATCAACAAGTGTCTGTCATCCGCGAAGGGCGAGAAAAAGAGCTATTCGGTTGGGTGATGCCGGGGCGTGATAAATATTCGATTACTCGCACCACATTAGGCCATTTCTTCAAGCACAAGTTGTTTGCTTTCTCCACGGATATGCATGGTGGGGAGCGCGCGATGGTGCCGATTGGTAACTATGAGCGCGTTATGCCTCTGGATATTTTGGCCACTCATTTGCTGCGTGATCTGCTAGCTGGCGATACTGACAGCGCCGCAGCGCTTGGATGTCTGGAATTGGATGAAGAAGATTTGGCTCTGTGTACATTTGTCTGCCCCGGTAAGTATGAATATGGGCCGGTATTGCGCGACATACTGACCAAGATTGAGCAGGAAGGATAA
- a CDS encoding NADH:ubiquinone reductase (Na(+)-transporting) subunit B, with protein MGLKSFLEKIEHHFEAGGKLEKYYPLYEAAATIFYTQGKVTPGASHVRDAIDLKRMMILVWLAVFPAMFWGMYNVGGQAIPALNQLYSGAELQQIIASDWHYRLAQLLGASLAPDANWVSKMVLGAVYFLPIYAVVFVVGGFWEVVFSIIRKHEINEGFFVTSILFSLIVPPSLPLWQAALGISFGVVIGKEIFGGTGRNFLNPALAGRAFLFFAYPAQISGDLVWTAADGFSGATPLSQWSVNGSHSLVNTVSGQPITWMDAFLGNIPGSIGEVSTLMILIGGAIILFGRVASWRIVAGVMIGMIATAYLFNWVGSTTNPLFAMPWYWHLVLGGFAFGMIFMATDPVSASFTNKGKWWYGGLIGAMCVLIRVANPAYPEGMMLAILFANLFAPLFDYVVVQANIKRRKARGE; from the coding sequence ATGGGCCTGAAAAGTTTTCTTGAGAAAATAGAGCACCACTTTGAAGCTGGTGGCAAGCTTGAGAAGTATTACCCGCTGTATGAAGCTGCGGCCACCATTTTTTATACCCAAGGTAAAGTGACACCGGGTGCCTCTCACGTTCGCGATGCTATTGATCTGAAACGAATGATGATTCTGGTGTGGCTGGCGGTATTCCCGGCGATGTTCTGGGGGATGTATAACGTCGGTGGGCAGGCGATACCGGCGTTAAACCAACTCTACAGCGGCGCAGAACTACAACAGATTATTGCCAGTGACTGGCATTATCGGCTGGCGCAACTACTGGGCGCATCACTCGCCCCCGATGCCAATTGGGTGAGTAAAATGGTGCTCGGCGCTGTTTATTTCCTGCCGATTTATGCCGTGGTATTTGTGGTGGGCGGTTTTTGGGAAGTGGTGTTTTCCATTATCCGCAAACATGAAATTAATGAAGGTTTTTTTGTTACCTCGATTCTGTTTTCCCTGATAGTCCCCCCGAGCTTACCATTATGGCAGGCGGCGCTGGGGATCTCTTTTGGGGTAGTGATTGGCAAAGAGATCTTCGGCGGTACTGGGCGCAACTTCCTTAACCCGGCACTGGCGGGGCGTGCTTTCCTATTCTTTGCTTATCCGGCACAAATATCGGGTGACCTGGTTTGGACTGCTGCAGATGGTTTTTCGGGGGCAACGCCTTTATCGCAATGGAGTGTTAACGGTAGCCACAGTTTGGTCAATACCGTCTCGGGTCAACCTATCACTTGGATGGATGCCTTCCTTGGTAATATTCCCGGTTCGATTGGCGAAGTATCTACGCTGATGATTCTTATCGGTGGGGCCATTATCCTCTTCGGTCGCGTGGCGTCCTGGAGAATCGTGGCTGGGGTCATGATTGGCATGATAGCAACCGCCTATCTGTTTAACTGGGTCGGCTCCACAACCAACCCGTTATTCGCCATGCCGTGGTATTGGCATCTGGTGCTCGGTGGCTTTGCCTTTGGCATGATCTTTATGGCGACTGATCCGGTATCCGCTTCCTTTACCAATAAAGGTAAGTGGTGGTATGGCGGCTTGATTGGTGCGATGTGTGTATTAATCCGCGTCGCCAATCCTGCTTATCCGGAGGGAATGATGCTGGCGATTCTGTTCGCTAACCTGTTTGCGCCACTGTTCGACTATGTGGTTGTTCAGGCCAATATCAAGCGGAGGAAAGCCCGTGGCGAATGA
- a CDS encoding Na(+)-translocating NADH-quinone reductase subunit C, producing MANDKPRNNDSIGKTLLVVIVLCLVCSVIVAGAAVGLKAKQQEQRLLDKQRNILAVAGLLQPRMPAEEVQREFTQRIEPRLLDLQSGEFIQQDPATFDRVQALRDNQMSIALTPAQDMAGIRRRANVVEIYLVRSESGQVDKIVLPIYGSGLWSMMYAFVAIDTDGKTVRGITYYDQGETPGLGGEVENPIWRNQWIGKRLFDDQGQPAIRIVKGRAPANDPHAIDGLSGATLTSNGVQNSFDFWLGENGFGPFLKKVREGGLKNG from the coding sequence GTGGCGAATGATAAACCAAGAAATAATGACAGCATCGGTAAAACACTGCTGGTGGTCATCGTGCTCTGTCTGGTGTGTTCTGTCATCGTGGCGGGTGCCGCAGTAGGTTTGAAAGCTAAGCAACAAGAACAGCGCTTACTTGATAAGCAACGCAATATTCTGGCAGTGGCAGGATTACTGCAACCGAGAATGCCAGCAGAAGAAGTACAGCGTGAGTTTACGCAGCGGATTGAACCGCGCCTGCTGGATTTGCAGAGCGGTGAGTTTATTCAACAAGATCCGGCAACCTTTGATCGCGTGCAGGCACTGCGTGATAACCAAATGAGTATTGCGCTGACACCAGCACAGGATATGGCCGGTATTCGCCGTCGAGCGAATGTGGTTGAAATTTATCTGGTGCGCAGTGAAAGCGGGCAGGTCGATAAAATTGTGTTACCGATTTACGGTTCTGGTTTGTGGTCAATGATGTATGCCTTTGTTGCTATCGACACTGACGGTAAAACCGTACGTGGTATCACCTATTACGATCAAGGTGAAACCCCTGGGCTGGGGGGGGAAGTTGAAAACCCGATTTGGCGTAACCAATGGATTGGCAAGCGGTTATTTGACGATCAAGGGCAACCGGCTATTCGTATTGTTAAGGGGCGAGCGCCTGCTAACGATCCCCATGCAATAGATGGTTTATCTGGTGCGACGCTGACATCCAATGGGGTACAAAACAGCTTTGACTTTTGGCTCGGTGAAAACGGCTTTGGCCCGTTCCTGAAAAAAGTGCGTGAAGGGGGGTTAAAAAATGGCTGA
- a CDS encoding NADH:ubiquinone reductase (Na(+)-transporting) subunit D: protein MADSKEIKRVLLGPLFDNNPIALQILGVCSALAVTTKLETALVMTLAVTLVTAFSSFFISLIRNHIPNSVRIIVQMVIIASLVIVVDQILRAYAYEISKQLSVFVGLIITNCIVMGRAEAYAMKSPPIESFMDGIGNGLGYGVVLVLVGFVRELIGSGKLFGVTVLETVQNGGWYQPNGLFLLAPSAFFIIGLLIWGLRTLKPAQIEKE, encoded by the coding sequence ATGGCTGATAGCAAAGAGATTAAACGGGTCTTATTGGGGCCGTTATTTGATAACAACCCGATTGCGCTGCAAATTCTGGGCGTGTGCTCTGCTTTGGCAGTCACCACCAAATTGGAAACGGCTTTAGTGATGACACTGGCGGTAACCTTGGTTACAGCATTCTCCAGCTTCTTCATCTCATTGATTCGCAATCATATTCCAAACAGCGTACGTATCATTGTTCAGATGGTGATTATTGCCTCATTGGTCATCGTGGTGGATCAGATTTTGCGCGCTTATGCCTATGAGATATCCAAACAGTTATCAGTATTTGTTGGCCTGATTATCACTAACTGCATTGTGATGGGGCGCGCAGAAGCTTATGCAATGAAATCCCCACCAATCGAAAGCTTTATGGATGGCATCGGCAATGGCTTGGGCTATGGCGTGGTGTTAGTGCTGGTAGGTTTTGTCCGTGAGTTGATTGGCTCCGGTAAATTGTTTGGTGTGACGGTGCTGGAAACTGTCCAGAATGGCGGCTGGTATCAGCCTAATGGATTGTTCCTGTTGGCACCTAGTGCATTCTTTATTATTGGCTTGCTGATTTGGGGCCTGCGAACCCTAAAACCTGCGCAGATTGAGAAGGAGTAA
- the nqrE gene encoding NADH:ubiquinone reductase (Na(+)-transporting) subunit E, translating into MEHYISLFVRAVFVENMALAFFLGMCTFLAVSKKVSTAFGLGIAVTVVLGISVPANNLVYNLVLRDGALVEGVDLSFLNFITFIGVIAAIVQVLEMILDRYFPTLYNALGIFLPLITVNCAIFGGVSFMAQRDYNFPESIVYGFGSGIGWMLAIVALAGIREKMKYANVPAGLQGLGITFITTGLMALGFMSFSGVNL; encoded by the coding sequence ATGGAACATTACATCAGTCTGTTTGTCCGCGCAGTGTTTGTTGAGAATATGGCGTTAGCATTCTTTCTGGGAATGTGTACTTTCCTGGCAGTTTCCAAGAAAGTCTCGACCGCCTTTGGCCTTGGTATTGCGGTAACCGTCGTCTTGGGAATCTCTGTGCCTGCTAACAATTTGGTTTATAACCTGGTTCTACGGGATGGCGCATTAGTTGAGGGTGTTGACCTCAGTTTCCTGAATTTTATTACCTTTATTGGCGTTATCGCCGCCATCGTACAGGTGCTGGAAATGATCCTGGATCGGTATTTTCCCACTCTGTACAACGCACTGGGTATTTTCCTGCCACTGATTACAGTGAACTGCGCCATCTTCGGTGGTGTGTCGTTTATGGCACAGCGTGATTATAACTTCCCTGAATCCATCGTTTATGGATTTGGTTCCGGTATCGGTTGGATGTTAGCCATTGTCGCGTTAGCGGGTATTCGTGAAAAAATGAAATATGCCAATGTGCCTGCGGGCTTACAGGGGTTAGGGATCACCTTTATCACCACCGGACTGATGGCCTTAGGGTTTATGTCTTTCTCCGGCGTGAACCTATAA
- the nqrF gene encoding NADH:ubiquinone reductase (Na(+)-transporting) subunit F, giving the protein MEIILGVVMFTLIVLALTVMILFAKSKLVNTGDITIDINEDADKSFTAPAGDKLLNMLSSHGIFVSSACGGGGSCGQCRVTIKEGGGDILPTELSHISKREAKEGCRLACQVSVKQNLKIELPEEIFGVKKWECEVISNDNKATFIKELKLKISDGEVVPFRAGGFIQIEAEPHSVKYADFDVPEEYRGDWDKFNLFRFESVVAEPTVRAYSMANYPEEHGIIMLNVRIATPPPSVPDAPPGIMSSYIWSLKPGDKVVISGPFGEFFAKDTDAEMVFIGGGAGMAPMRSHIFDQLKRLHSKRKISFWYGARSRREMFYEEDFDQLQAENDNFRWHVALSDPQPEDNWTGYTGFIHNVLLENYLKNHPAPEDCEFYMCGPPMMNAAVIKMLKDLGVEDENIMLDDFGG; this is encoded by the coding sequence ATGGAAATAATTCTAGGCGTAGTGATGTTCACCCTCATTGTCTTGGCATTGACGGTGATGATTTTATTTGCCAAGTCAAAGCTGGTGAATACTGGTGATATTACAATTGATATAAATGAAGATGCAGATAAGAGTTTCACTGCTCCGGCAGGGGACAAGCTGCTCAATATGCTTTCCAGCCATGGCATATTTGTTTCTTCCGCGTGTGGCGGTGGCGGCTCTTGTGGGCAGTGCCGTGTGACGATTAAAGAAGGCGGTGGAGATATTTTGCCCACCGAGCTTTCTCATATTTCAAAGCGGGAAGCCAAAGAAGGTTGTCGGCTGGCATGTCAGGTTAGTGTGAAACAGAATCTGAAAATTGAATTGCCGGAAGAGATCTTTGGGGTGAAAAAGTGGGAATGTGAAGTTATCTCTAATGATAATAAAGCCACATTTATCAAAGAGCTGAAGCTTAAAATATCGGATGGCGAGGTGGTGCCATTCCGTGCCGGGGGCTTTATCCAAATTGAGGCTGAACCCCATTCGGTAAAATACGCTGATTTTGATGTGCCTGAGGAATATCGTGGCGATTGGGATAAATTCAATTTATTCCGGTTTGAATCAGTAGTGGCGGAGCCAACAGTGCGCGCTTATTCAATGGCAAACTATCCGGAAGAGCACGGTATTATCATGCTAAACGTGCGTATTGCCACGCCGCCACCATCAGTACCAGATGCTCCACCAGGAATCATGTCTTCCTATATTTGGTCGCTAAAACCGGGTGACAAAGTGGTGATTTCCGGGCCGTTTGGCGAGTTTTTTGCCAAAGATACTGATGCAGAAATGGTCTTTATTGGCGGCGGCGCGGGTATGGCACCAATGCGTTCGCATATTTTTGATCAACTTAAACGGCTGCATTCAAAGCGCAAAATCAGCTTCTGGTATGGTGCGCGTTCACGGCGCGAGATGTTTTATGAAGAAGATTTTGATCAGTTACAGGCTGAAAATGATAATTTCCGTTGGCATGTGGCTTTGTCTGACCCGCAGCCAGAGGACAATTGGACGGGTTATACTGGCTTCATTCATAATGTGTTATTAGAAAACTACCTTAAAAATCACCCAGCACCTGAAGATTGCGAATTTTATATGTGTGGTCCGCCAATGATGAATGCGGCAGTCATCAAGATGCTGAAAGACCTTGGTGTGGAAGATGAAAACATTATGCTCGATGATTTTGGTGGCTGA